The genomic segment AGAGGAGGTCTTGCCCCAACAGAGCAAGTGGTGTAAGAGGCTATTTCGAGAGATAAAAAGTGAAATGAACAATATTGTTAGGGATATAGCTAATTGTATACATTTGATTCATAATGCACATGAAGGGTTTTCATATTAACAAGCGTATAggtaaattatattatttttatatgctTGTGATGTCGTACTGGTTAATAAGGCTTCTCTCGATGATTGTCATTctatttgaaagatttttgacaTTATTACACCGCCGCCAATCTAGCAATAGATCAAAGTGCATTTGTCAACTATTGAATATAGATTATCATTAATTATTGTTGCTAATGAAACGACCAACCTCCACCCCATCCGATAAAATAGATTTTGGACCAAACTAGTCCAAAGATCATGCATATGGTCTATTCTctgtcatctattttttttttatttctatatgAAATCTACAATTCATCCATCCAACCTCACAACTCTTGGAATATTTAACGATATCCATGACGGATCCTAATCCAACCCTTCACTCCCAAGCTACCCTCTTCATGTAACATTTTTGGAGAAAGAATTAGAAAGCCATCAATGCAATGTGGAACTGCATTTAGTGACTCctacaaatattttattttcaaaattagcCGGGCAAGACTGATGACATGCTCCACATACATCATCTTCAATAGGCCATATGTACTACATGCATCAACTTCTTGGCAATGTCTCCGATGGCATACTTTCATTCAACTTCTTATTGAAATAGCTCTTATACAATGCTTGAAAGAGTATATCCAAGCACTTTAGCGGCTGGCTGTGTGAGGGCTATGACTCTGCTCCGTTCTTTCTCcatcacctttttttttctaattttttttgatgtatttATGCTAAAAAGATACGTTGTATCCGACTTAAAATAAAAATCTCGAGTTTCTATTTTGTTATACTAGTGTCATATACCACATTTGAGGTGCTTTATATCTACattatattttaaatcaagAAAATTAGATGAAAGTGAGGGTGTATTTATCAGATAGGAGGCTGCTGCATCCAACAGAAATTATCAATAACTGCTTTAATAAAAAGGAAATattagaagaagaagtagaaaagaaaaagaccGGCTAAAAGTGGAAATATATTTATCAGAAATTACAGCCCTCGCCTCACTCACGTGTATTTCACGTGCCTGGGAGGGCATTGTTCGGAAAGGCTTGCGCCTCGCTAGATCCGCGCACCGCACCCTTCGTTTACTTCGCCGGCGACCCACCTTAAGCCAGATCCCACTCCGAAACGTCCATTTTCTGGTCACATCTTCTTCGCTTTCTCAGAAAAAGCGTGAACTTTCCACAACTCCCCTTCTCTCCTTCGCGGCGGAAGGAAGAAAAGCCGGccatttctcttcttcctcctctctttctcttcgtgCGCCCTATGCTCCCCTTAAAGCCCATCAACTACCTCGCCCCGATGCTCGCCTCCgccgccctcctcctccttctcctcaccGGTTTTCTCGAattcccctccctctcctctcccatcccctcctccacctcctccacctcctccgcctcctcctccgcctccaccgACTCCGTGGGCTCCCGGCCTAAAGAACCCTTCACCGATCTCGCCGCCGCTTTCGCCCGGTGGGACTCCGAGGTCGGGTGCGCGCGGTTCAGGGAGAGGTACAAGGGATGGACGGTCAACGCCTCGGCGATACAGCGGGTCGACGGTGGAGATTGCACGGCGCTGGGGATGGATCACGTAAGCGTGCTCGTGAAAGGGTGGACTTGGATTCCGGACAATATGGACAATCTCTACTCGTGCCGCTGCGGGATGACTTGCCTGTGGACCAAATCCAAGGTTCTTGCTGACAAGCCCGATGCTTTGTTTTTCGAGAACGTGACGCCTCCACGAAGGGTAATGCTCTTTCTTTGTTGAATTTGAACTCATTTTCGTCTTTATATCTGCGATCTATTGAAGATGTTGTCAATCTTTAGGTATTTAACGCCAGTCTTGGATATCTaacttttaggtatttttaggTGTTTAACgtgatgtcaatttttaggtatttttatgATGAGAtggtaggattttttttttcagctttGCTACTTTCAGTTGTGAGTTGTGACTCTCGTTGTTCCCCTAGATTTTGGTTTTTCATTGGAATATGTTATGTTTCCTTCCTCCTCTTTCGAATTGGATATCAGGAGAGATCGCTGTTGTTTTATGCGAGTTTATAGTCTTCAAATCCGATTGTGAAATTCTCTTATCCCACTAAAAGCGGTTACCATTCAGAAAAGGCAATTTAAATACATATTCATTAGAATGGACATCCAGTTTACAAAAAGGAAAATCTTCAACGAGTTAGATTGGATCTTGTCCCATTTATACCATCCTGTTGTAAGCTTTGTTACTGTTCAATACTTGCCCAAGTATCAACACGTGCTAACATCATATGCCGCATGCCATTGCTTACACATATTCTGAGGTATCCCTTTCTTATAATTTAATTCAGCTTTAATTATCTTGTTGTAACAAATAGGCAAGTTTGAGCACCTCAGTGTAAGTTCGATTGATCTTCTTAAGCTAAATCAAGCATGCATATGACTGGTAGTGAGCATATGGCAACCACTTCAAcacagtattttttttattgtaatgCAAATTCTAGTCAGAagcactttcttttcttttataattttaCACAAATTAAAAACTGTAttgaaagaaagcaaagaaaacAAATAGAAGGAATCTCAATCATGGTTGTTTAGATCTACAGGATTCTTTACATTACACTGATCCTTTGATAGTATGACATGACCGTGAATCCACCCTCCGTAGATGCTAGAGCATATCATGAAGTCAGATATTTATGACATTCGATGGTGCACTGCTGAAATGCGGATCAATTATGACATTTAGCAGCTTCCTTAGGGCTTTGCCTTATGCTCATAGAGCAAAGAAACAACACAGTAGGCTTTGGCAGAGATCATAATATTTCCTTCATTTGAAATATACCTTGTCGTCCTGCACAATTCTTTGTGATGTTGTTGGCATCCTTCATGTCATCTGAAGGAGTTTTCTGCAACTTCACATGCTTCAAGTCATCGTCTGGATACTCTTTGTACTCTATTGTCATGTGATGGTCTCACTCAATCAGCCAAAAGGGGCAATCCTGAGTCTCTCGGTATAAGAAACTCTTATTTTTGATGttattttgatttcagataGTAATCTGAATAATTTTATACTTTTTAATAGGGTAGAAAAGTAAGCCAGAACATTTCCTCTTTAATTCTCTATCATACCCTTTTTTTACATATTCTGTTAGTTTGTTTGCCCTCCTGTACATTCTGGCCCTTCTCCTAGTAATAATTTTCGCATATGCATGATAGATGCCTTGATtttgaagcttttttttttttgtacaacaACTTGTCTAAAGGAGTTGAGGAGAAAACCTAACCTCTTTCATGGTGTTCTGAACCTGCTAACATGTCGAATCATAAAAATCATCATATTCTTCTCAGATAAATATTTAGGTGCTCTAAGGCCATATGTATCCCATGTTTCTTCTTGAGCTTATCACTAAAAGGGacattttgaaatttaaatgagCATCTTTTTAGTGACGCAATATCCCAACAGGGCCCTTGATGCAACTATTGCTGTTACTAGATAGGAAAATGTTAATTTAACTCATTTAAGCTGGAATATACAAGCCTTGGATGTTGAATTGGATCTGTCGAGCAACAGCTTttgcttcctttcttcttttggcATTCAACCTAATACTAAAACAAaaggagaaaaaggaaagagctGAGGGTTTATATTGTTGTCAAGTTTATAAAGATTCATGATGCTGCAAATACTGTAAAAACACACATACACAAAGAGGAGGTGCACCTTGCACTTGCTGAGGACAAAATAGCAAATACTGTGACATACCAATTCCTATCATAAGGTGTATGGTTGGGCCAGCTTAACATTTGTCATGAATGGTTTTGCTAATACACAATTTTCCCAACCACTGCATTTCAAGCAAGACAGTCTGTATTCAAACctttttcttaataaaaaaagcaTTACATTTGATCAATGCAGATGCTTATACACAACCACCTTCTTCATTGAAGGTACTCTGACCAGCATTCAAGCTTTTTGATAAGAGATTTTTTTCAGCTTGCTGGGTATCCACTTTAACTTTCTATGGCCTTTTCTAAGACATCCTTGGAGATTCACTTTGCACtgcaaagatcaattttgttcTATAGATATTTGGAGATTTATGAGTGCTGTCTTTTGGAATTTTATCGAATAGTTTCCAAGTGTGAGATTTCGTCATGAACAAATTTGCATCAATGATAATCATGTCAGCATCATAGAAGTGGTTTACTCCGAACAAGTTGTTGACAAGAGTTGTTGAGGAGGCAGTCCCACaaatttcttctcttctcccacaAATTGAGTAACATAAGTATAATTTACTCAATTTTCCAGATATTATTGCAGGAGAATTCATGACTTCAGCTCCAAGTTTTCTCTaggttatttttttttgcagcaTTCTGCTTTTTCTATAATAGTCTGCATGCTTTATTGCCACTTTAGCATAATTTTTGCATTTTAATTCAATTTTGGTTTGCCAGAGGCGAAAAGGTGATCCTCTTCGTGTTTATGTGGACCTTGAAGCCAGTAGGAAGCGATCAGGCTTTGAAGACATATTTGTTGGTTATCATGCCAAAGATGATGTTCAATCAACATATGCGGGAACACTATTTCATAAAAATCGGAATTATCACGTGTCCTCTGAAAAAAGAAATGTAAGTTATCTGGTTATGCTTTCAACATTAGTGATTCCCCTGTTCTTCCGGGCCATCATATTTAgtatttatttttcaaagtcaGATGTAGCTTAATATTTCATTTGCCAAACTGCATTTTCACGTCATCATATTTGCCATCACAATTAATGACAAATCTTATCTTAACTATCTCCCTATCCATGATTCAATTGCAACTGCTGTATCCTGCAGTAAATATCTTCTCATGCTTGAAGCTCTTGAAACTTTGTTGGTTAAAAAATGGTTTCTTTCAGTACGTTGCCTGGAATTGGTGGCagtttgtttcatttttttctcctctccttGTAAAATGTACTCCATAGATTAATCATGATCCAAGAGGATCACTGGACTCAATATGgactactttggccactacgagtatTCAGGAGTatcaccaaactcgatgtggatcactttggccactacgagtatTCAGGAGTATCATCAAACTCGATGCGGAACACTTTAGCCGCTACAAGTATTCAGGaggatcaccaaactcgatgtgAATCACTTTAGCCACTACGAGCGGGGTTGGATAGGGTTCGGGAGTAAGATTCGCCACATTGGAAGCCGAATCGCAGGCCAAACTTTAGGAGgccataatttggtcatatgatgcttgattgagatgattttttttaaaaaaattgggtATATTTTCGAAGTCTACAACTTTGGATTTAATCAGGCCGAAATTTTATCGTTTAGGCTCCGAAATGGGCCGATCAAACCGAAAGTTTTCTTTTCGGGTAAGATTTTGACCGAGCATAGCTCTCTATCCGAGAAGAATTCGGCGGAGCGACAGAGGGTAGAATTGATGCAGAAGTCTAGATCTATCTCCTCGAGATTTTTAGTCCTTTTTGCTAGAAATGtctatttaagaaaaaagaGTCCTACTAGGATTAGGAAGAGGAATCCGATCCAGATTGTGTTAGGACGGACCtcacattataaatagaggctatgtacctcattttttgaaggatcaatgaaagaaaaggggACTTAAAGCCCGCTTTCGAGATTTCTCTATTTTCTTCtagttttcttttgagagatttgAGTTGAGCGGGTTGATAGAAATCTTCTCTCTCCTCGATCGGATCAAATCAAGTACACATGCGTGTTCATGTTTGTGTATGTTGGGGCGACAAAAGTCAGCACGAATTTGAAAAACTATTCCTTAGAGAATACTAGCGCAATTCATCATAAACTATTTAGCTCAAATGTTAGTTGTAATTGTCAGATATTGCATTTGTTgtgatttttattaaataactaATATTATCTTTCACTTTCGGTTACTTTCTCAGGACAGCCTTGTTTACTGGTCATCTTCAAGATGCCTTCCCCAGCGGAACCAACTTGCCAGAAATTTCCTCTCCCTCATATCCCatcattcctttggcaagtgcCTGAATAATGTTGGTGGTCTTGACATGGCTCTCTCCCTATACCCTGAGTGTTTGATGGATGATAACTCAGCCCCTCATTGGTGGAACCACCTACACTGTGCTATGTCACATTACAAGTTTGTCCTTGCCATTGAGAACACCAAGATTGATAGCTACGTGACGGAGAAGCTCTATTATGCTCTTGATGCCGGTGCAGTGCCCATCTACTTTGGCGCACCCAATGTATGGGATTTTGTCCCTCCAAATTCTATAATAGATGGATCTAAATTCAGCTCTCTCGAGAAATTGGCTTCGTATGTGAAGGCCCTTGCAGATGATCCCATTGCATATGCAGAGTACCATGCTTGGAGGAGGTGTGGTGTGATGGGCAACTATGGAAAGACTCGTGCTGCCAGCCTTGACACGTTGCCGTGCCGGCTTTGTGAGATTATTAGTAGGAAGGGTGGGAGGAATGCTAGAATATTGTGAGCTCGCTGTTtggattttcatattttattcaTTCGAGGCTTCGATGCCTTGTATTTACCCAGGCTGTGGTTATATCACAGGCTTAAAGAAAAATTCTGTTCTGTTTTGGTGTGAACTGAATCCTGTAACTATTGTTGTCCAAAGTCACACCAATGTAATACGATCCACATTTGTATCCATTGACTTGTTATGCAGCATCAAAGAGCAGCACTCTTTTAATCAAATATTTGCAGAGAGCAATTACTATTGAACTAGTCTATGCCATAGTATAGATGGTACTGCAATTGATGAAGGGCACAAGCAGAAAGCCTGAAATACCATATTGTTGCAAAGCTGAGCAATTTtagaatttcttttttaaattaCGATACGACTACATTGGGATGGCGGCAATTATAATTTGCCCTCTTTTCAATCCAAGTCTTCCAGATGTGGAATATTGTGTGACTGACTTCAGAGCTGCTTACACCAATCAGAAAGCCGAGAGTTGCAGACTGGCTTTCTGGACATGGCATTATTTGGTGAGAAAAATTTGGATCCTAAGTTTTCGAAGTTTGGGTACTTTTTCCCAAGTAGAAAGCAAGGTTTTGTCTGCTATTATGTTTGTAATGTTACTAAAGAAGCCTGAAACTATTATGAGAGCCATTGTGATGTTGTAACAGCTGCTGTTCTAAACCTTGGCATAAAGTTCAGCCACCAAAAAGTTATCTTAAGGGAACAAGGACAAAAGTGCATGGTGAATTAACTCTAGGAAAAAAaagttttattaataaaaaaaagtataatGAATTCATTGAGGAGAACATGAGAAAAATGCTAAATGAGATGAGAACATAAGTTTTGTTGTTTGACACCAAGAAGTGCAGGAAAAGTTTTGAGTAACAAATGGGGAAAAGTTTCTAGTTACACCAtgtaattacttgagaataagaATTTAGACAAACCAAATTGGCTCGTCTCCTGATGCACCATAGACGAAGTCATCTAGTctatctctatttttttcttttcaaataaaaaaaaaagaggcaaatCACcattcaacattttttttttgtgctaaagACGGACGTTTTACATAATTCGAGCATGAATACgcccaacaaaaataaaaaacaataaaGCTCGGAGTGCTCTaggcaactctctctctctctctagccaTAAGGTGTCTCCGGAGTGACAGGCCACATAAGAGGCCACTCAGTCCGCAACCCTGTTAACCTATCTAAATAGATGCCTAGTTTGAAAAGCCACTCTATTACTTATCATAGTCCAAATATCCCGACGCATGAGAAGTCTCCTTCCACTGCCGCCCGGGCCGACACTTCATCCGTAACATTTATTCCCGAGTTGGGGTCCTCTCCAGTTCGGGTTGAACCGGTGAAGGACATTCAAAGTTAGCTCAACCCTTGTTAATAAATCCGATCACAGTTTTTACGGCCCACATAATATCCATTAAAACACTGCAGTTTCTCATgcaaaaaacaaaaaccctaaaaCAAGAGCCAGAGATCAATCCACGCACATAATCTTAAGGCAGCCTAATTAAACCACTTGCCCCACACAAACAATCGTCAAAAAATCGACCAAACCAATCCACCAGCCCTTTGACACGCCTTTAGCTAGCTAACCCTCGCCCTTCCTCGTCTTTAAACATTTTGAGTTACACCACTAGAGACCTTGCCATGCTGCGTGTCGTCAGAAGACCATGCATGCCTGGTGGCGTCGTACTTCTCTCCATCACCCCACAATGCGTAGGCCTCCTCCCCATGCACGGCGTCGTCGCCGATCGTCAGCTGCTCCTCCGACATGCGGAGCGGCATCACCAGCCGTATGACCACGCAGATGATTGTCGTCACGACGATGTTCCACCCCGTGATGAAGCCAGCACCGGCAATCTGTTTGAGGAACTGCACGCCACCGGAGCCACCGTAGAATCCGCCGCGAGAGTTGGTGacggggaggaagagagagcacAGGGAGGGCTCCGCGAAGAGGCCGGTGGTGGTGCCGCCGAGGAAGCCGGCGACGGCGTGGGTGTGGAACACGCCAAGGGTGTCGTCTACCTTCTGGAAGAGAGTCCAACGCTTGTGGACCACCATCATTGTGAACCAAGGGATGCTCCCGGAGAGTATGCCCATCACTATAGCTGCCCAACCTTGGACCAATCCTGAAGACAAGGAAAAAGAATTGGTCGACAAACATTTCGAGACAAAcagtatacatataaatatatatgtttgtgCTATGATTAATTGGTTAAGGTCAATTATATGCTCCACATCTAGTCTTTCAGCCTTGGCTTAGCCTTTTGCAGGcgggttcgggttgtatcttttgcgaAAGTACGATTGATCTTCTTTCGCCATGTGTGGACTGTTGGATGTGCCATCCACACAGCTCTTAAAACAGTCCGGACTCCTTGAGTCATCTTATCTGTCTGCACCGATCTTGAAGTAACCATACCGCAATCCAATAATAGATGCGTGCGAAAAAAGATGTATCAttctttcatgcaaaagatacaacccaacTAACACCTAATCCAAATTCATGATGTGCCTGGCGTTCTAAATCCAAAATCCGACCcaacttcaaaaattttcagcttAGACACAACTTGAGTTAGGCTAAATCTAGTGAATTCAGGCCAGATCAGGTCAGGCTGGAGTGGACTGATTCTTGGTGAAGTTGGGTGGTGCAAACCATACAAAAACTCGCATTTAAGTCCGATAACAACCATGCCCTGTACTCGGGGGACAACCACACAATAATAATTAATTACAGTAGTGATAAAAAGGAGAAAACTTAAAAATCCAATTGCAGCACAAGGTATAAAGAAGTCCACGTATCACAAACCTATTAACAGGAGAGGCAATCAGAAAGCAGTATGAATGGAGCAAAATTATGTCCCTCTCGAACAATGGAGACAAGGTTTGAAAGTTCAACTCTAATCGACTCTTCAAGTATCACATGTTACGATGCTTTTTACACATGGTAACACTTGGTCAATGTATTAGCCTTGGATTCAAAGCGATGCAATTTTTCTAGACgagtataaataaaatatctttGCCAAAAGAAAATTAAGATAAGGTCATGTGTGGTGGCCAGCGTTGGTTAAACTGTTGTCTGAAATCGAGGAAAACTAGTCAAAGAAAGTGGGCTTAGTGCTGCGTAACTTGCAATTAACATAAAGCAACACATCATGCTTGAAATAAATGACCCATTTTTTGTTTTCTAGAGAGAAAACTTGATCACATTTTTAATTGTTATCCCTCAAACTTAGGAGCCTAAGTATCAGAGCAAGCCATTTTTCAAAACTAACTAACTTCACCTAAGAATCTATTTATTTTCCAATGGAAGTTTATCTTGTCAAGAATAAGAATAATTACGTGGTTGAAGAAAATCTCGTCCACCCAACTCATAGATCTAAGTTTTAATCGACAGCCACACAAGCTCCTATCATAATTACATATCTATTCATGTTATACTAGAACTACTCATAATCTAAGGACAGTGTAAACTTTAGTTTTTGTGTGATTCATGAGAGATCGGAATCAGCCAAAAAATGCCACTTTCGATTATATTAatcacaaaaaaagaagaaaaaaaagagagggaataATAGGAACTAGAGTGGGCTCTAGCTTGTAAACTTTATTAAagcatgtaatttttttttttttggcagctCAAGAAAAATGCCAGCTTCATTCCTCTGCAATTCCAAAGAAAAAATCAGTTATATAACAGTCTTTCCTATATATTTTTTGCCGGATATATATTGCAACTTCCTCAATAATGAGTTGCTAGCCTTTGACTTACCCCACTCTAAAACAAAGATACCTCTTTAGAATCTGATCTTTCAAGGATAAGATTCTTGCGTGATTGGCTCGAAATTATCAAAGTTTTCTTAAactataatttttttgataataaACTATATTTTTCGTAAACTAATGGTATGATGACGAAGCATTTTTCTATTCTTTACAACACTCTCTAGAAGAACTCCAGTGTATTTCCACAGTCAATAAATCTAATAATATTTAACTATAATATATGGACTCCTCACGGATTCCGGGCGGCAGGAAGCCAGAAATCAACGTCATGGGCCCTGCTCTGGTGCAATACCAGTGGAGGATTCGTCATTTTCTTTTTAGCAGGGGCAGATCGAGATGGTTTATCAAAAGCTAGAGATTCCAAGTCAAGCTCTCCGGCCGAAGCTTCCCAAGATGGTTCATTCACCATTATTTTAtatcaaatatttaatttatcgtCACAGTTAGCCATAAAAAATTCTGCTAGCTCTACAATAATTGCCATCGATCACATAAAGATaaaagattatatatatataattttaagagaagaagagctttgtAATTTAAGAGCAGTGGTCCATGGGAGCACAGAGATGGTGCATGCACAAATATTGACGCGCTTACCAGCACCAGGAGTGATGCAAACGAGCCCAGTGATCATCCCCTGCACCGCTCCGATGACCGACGGCTTCTTGAAGAAGATGACATCGAGCGTCGTCCACATCAGAAGGCTGGTGGCTGCGCATATATTCGTGTTGAGGACCGCCATGGACGAGTCAATGTTTGCTGCGTACGGGTCCCCTCCGTTGAATCCAGCCCACCCCATCCACAGCAGTCCAGCCCCGGCCAGCATCAGAAGCACGTTGTTCGGTGGAAACCTCTCCCTGTCCTTGGTCGATCTCGGACCAACCTAAATAATTCGCATAATTCAACATATCAAGATTAAAGCTACCGTTGAATCACTGCAAGTAATTGTATGCTCCATGGAGATAAGAGATTTGAATATTTTTGCAGTCCATGCATATAGAATGGAGgtatgtagagagagagagagagagatatgatATACCCAGTAGGCGGCGGTGAGGCCGGCGATGCCGGAGGAGACATGGATGACATAGCCGCCAGAGTAGTCGATGACACCCCACTGGAACAGGAATCCGCCACCCCAGAGAGAGAAGGCGCCGACGGTATAGGAGAAGGTGAGCCACAAAGGTACGAACGCCATCCAGGCCTTGATGTTCATGCGGCCAAGAAGCGAGCCTGCGAGGATGATCACGGTGATGGCGGCGAACACGCACTGGAAGTAGACCATGGACGCCATGGGATAGTAGGGCATGATCTCGGCGGTCTCTACTGCCCCGTTGTGATAGTAGTGCGTGGTGGCCGGAAGCTGGGCTCGTTCGATGAGAAACTTCTGGCCGAGGGCCGGCTTGGCCTTGCCCCAGAAGGGGATGAGCTTGTCGCCGAAGGACATGTTGTAGGCCCAGGTGACCCAGCAGATCCAGACGGCGGCGTAGGCGTAGAGGGCCATGAACGCCGAATTCACCGCCCACTTCTTCTTCACCACGCTGCCGTAGAGGATGACGAGGCCCGGCATGCTCTGAAGGCCGACCAGCGTCGCCGAGATCATCTGCCATGCGTTGTCTCCCTTGTTCAGCCAGTCGCGGACGGCGAGCGACGTGTTGCCTTGGTACGCCTCGGGCACCGCGTCCCCCATGACTCACTCTTCTTGCTCGCTTCTTTGATTCTAAGGACGAGGGTTGCAAGGACAACGAACCAAAGGACGAATACGGATTCGCCTTTGATCTAGTGGTTCAGAAGTTTAGAAGGCGTGGCCGAAGGAAGGGAGAAGACTGGAGAGAGGTGGCCATGGGAATGGACGGGCAGATGGTATGTAAGTACTGGTTTGTGCAGCAGCGAACTGGGGGAGGGGGGGATACAGGAGGTTGAATTGGGATTATAATTAATTAATCACTTTGGAATCTTTATGAGGAGAATCCCTCCAATTTATTGAGGAACCGGATCTTAATTTTAATGCTGATCATTTTTTTCTGCTAAACTGATTGGGTGAttatctagaaaaaaaaaaaaaaacaagtttttGGATTGGTTGGTTTTGGCTAATGGATGGATGGACATGGAGGGGTTCTATGATTGGGTTAGCTTGAGTTGGCTGTAATTCGACCGTTGGGTTGGGTTGGAGAGTGATGGGGCCTCGGTCCTCTGCAGCTATTCCAATTTCCAAGCTGCATGGGGCCACTATCAAGCTAATGTTGAATACTAATTTAGAGAAGGGTAGCTTGTGAGCTGTGAAGCGTTGCCTTTGCTTTCACACTTACTTGTAATCGAGGTCACGGACTGTTGACCTCCATTGTCTTCTTTTTGGGTGCGGTTTAGCTCCGCTAGCATAGGCAGCTCATTTGGGTGGTACCccttatacatacatacatacatgcatatatatcctCTGAGAGAGTGAGAGCAGAAGAATACTCAAGATTGCTTACCTGAGGGTCCTCTGGTTGCCCATATATATAGAATTGGGTAAGTATCCGTTGTCTTATTTGTTGGGACAACTAGCCTTATTCACTTAAAGCATAGTAATGACTCCTCATAAAATATTTGCGATATTAATTAATGTATTGATTATGTATTTATGGCCAAACTAGAATA from the Phoenix dactylifera cultivar Barhee BC4 chromosome 14, palm_55x_up_171113_PBpolish2nd_filt_p, whole genome shotgun sequence genome contains:
- the LOC103701280 gene encoding alpha-(1,4)-fucosyltransferase — translated: MLPLKPINYLAPMLASAALLLLLLTGFLEFPSLSSPIPSSTSSTSSASSSASTDSVGSRPKEPFTDLAAAFARWDSEVGCARFRERYKGWTVNASAIQRVDGGDCTALGMDHVSVLVKGWTWIPDNMDNLYSCRCGMTCLWTKSKVLADKPDALFFENVTPPRRRRKGDPLRVYVDLEASRKRSGFEDIFVGYHAKDDVQSTYAGTLFHKNRNYHVSSEKRNDSLVYWSSSRCLPQRNQLARNFLSLISHHSFGKCLNNVGGLDMALSLYPECLMDDNSAPHWWNHLHCAMSHYKFVLAIENTKIDSYVTEKLYYALDAGAVPIYFGAPNVWDFVPPNSIIDGSKFSSLEKLASYVKALADDPIAYAEYHAWRRCGVMGNYGKTRAASLDTLPCRLCEIISRKGGRNARIL
- the LOC103701279 gene encoding ammonium transporter 3 member 1-like, which produces MGDAVPEAYQGNTSLAVRDWLNKGDNAWQMISATLVGLQSMPGLVILYGSVVKKKWAVNSAFMALYAYAAVWICWVTWAYNMSFGDKLIPFWGKAKPALGQKFLIERAQLPATTHYYHNGAVETAEIMPYYPMASMVYFQCVFAAITVIILAGSLLGRMNIKAWMAFVPLWLTFSYTVGAFSLWGGGFLFQWGVIDYSGGYVIHVSSGIAGLTAAYWVGPRSTKDRERFPPNNVLLMLAGAGLLWMGWAGFNGGDPYAANIDSSMAVLNTNICAATSLLMWTTLDVIFFKKPSVIGAVQGMITGLVCITPGAGLVQGWAAIVMGILSGSIPWFTMMVVHKRWTLFQKVDDTLGVFHTHAVAGFLGGTTTGLFAEPSLCSLFLPVTNSRGGFYGGSGGVQFLKQIAGAGFITGWNIVVTTIICVVIRLVMPLRMSEEQLTIGDDAVHGEEAYALWGDGEKYDATRHAWSSDDTQHGKVSSGVTQNV